From a single Helicovermis profundi genomic region:
- a CDS encoding GNAT family N-acetyltransferase encodes MSRLKLILPSLEYKDQIMAYKKEFIEAGDSMDGTAGLANYDTFEKWYSAILDNLNEDTVREGLVPASTYLALIGDSDRLVGMIDIRHRLNDYLLKCGGHIGYSVRKSERKKGFATEMLNLALKECTKLKIKKVLVTCDKNNIASVKTIINNGGVFENLIECSDGSTNRYWITL; translated from the coding sequence ATGAGTAGGTTAAAATTGATTTTACCATCATTAGAATACAAAGATCAAATAATGGCATATAAAAAAGAATTTATTGAAGCAGGCGATAGTATGGATGGTACTGCTGGATTAGCCAACTATGATACATTTGAAAAATGGTATAGCGCTATTTTAGATAACTTGAATGAAGATACCGTAAGAGAAGGATTAGTTCCAGCAAGTACATATTTAGCATTAATAGGTGACAGTGATAGATTAGTAGGAATGATAGATATTCGCCACAGATTAAATGATTACTTACTTAAATGTGGGGGACATATCGGCTACAGTGTAAGAAAATCTGAGAGAAAAAAAGGATTTGCTACTGAAATGCTTAATTTAGCTCTTAAGGAATGTACAAAATTAAAAATAAAAAAAGTATTAGTTACATGTGATAAAAATAATATTGCATCGGTAAAGACCATAATTAATAATGGCGGAGTATTTGAAAATTTGATAGAGTGCAGTGATGGATCTACTAATAGGTATTGGA